Proteins encoded in a region of the Streptomyces sp. NBC_01298 genome:
- the greA gene encoding transcription elongation factor GreA, whose protein sequence is MTQTSESVTWLTQAAYDQLKAELEYLSGPARSEITIKIAAAREEGDLRENGGYHAAKEEQGKQELRIRQLTQLLEKAKVGTAPASDGEVAPGTLVKIAFDGDESDTMEFLLASREYASSDFETYSPQSPLGLGVLGKKIGEDAQYELPNGKQASVKILDVKPFTG, encoded by the coding sequence GTGACCCAGACGAGCGAGAGCGTCACCTGGCTGACCCAGGCGGCGTACGACCAGCTGAAGGCCGAGCTGGAGTACCTCTCTGGTCCCGCACGGTCGGAGATCACGATCAAGATCGCGGCGGCCCGTGAGGAGGGCGACCTCCGTGAGAACGGCGGTTACCACGCGGCCAAGGAGGAGCAGGGCAAGCAGGAGCTGCGCATCCGCCAGCTCACGCAGCTCCTGGAGAAGGCCAAGGTCGGTACGGCCCCCGCCTCCGACGGCGAGGTGGCCCCGGGCACCCTGGTCAAGATCGCCTTCGACGGTGACGAGAGCGACACCATGGAGTTCCTGCTGGCTTCGCGCGAGTACGCGTCCTCGGACTTCGAGACCTACTCCCCGCAGTCCCCGCTGGGCCTCGGCGTGCTGGGCAAGAAGATCGGCGAGGACGCCCAGTACGAGCTGCCGAACGGCAAGCAGGCGTCGGTCAAGATCCTCGACGTCAAGCCCTTCACCGGCTGA
- a CDS encoding ATP-binding cassette domain-containing protein yields MPGAIYAEGLVKTFGDVRALDGVDLDVPEGTVLGLLGPNGAGKTTTVRVLTTLLQPDSGKAVVAGIDVLKHPNEVRRAIGLSGQFAAVDEYLTGRENLQMVGQLYQMGAKAAKARAAELLERFNLGDAADRTAKTYSGGMRRRLDLAAALVVSPPVMFMDEPTTGLDPRNRQQLWGIIQELVAGGTTLLLTTQYLEEADHLAHDIAVVDHGRVIARGTSDQLKARTGGERVEVVVHEREHMATAREVLAGFGKGETTVEEHTRKLTVPVSGGAKLLAEVIRELDGRGIEIDDIGLRRPTLDDVFISLTGHAAERAAEEAGEAPADAKAKSGRKARKEAAK; encoded by the coding sequence ATGCCAGGCGCCATCTACGCCGAAGGTCTGGTCAAGACCTTCGGCGACGTACGGGCTCTGGACGGCGTTGACCTCGATGTACCCGAAGGCACGGTCCTCGGTCTGCTCGGCCCCAACGGAGCGGGCAAGACCACGACCGTACGCGTCCTGACCACCCTCCTGCAGCCCGACAGCGGCAAGGCGGTGGTGGCCGGGATCGACGTCCTCAAGCACCCCAACGAAGTCCGGCGCGCGATCGGCCTCTCCGGCCAGTTCGCCGCCGTCGACGAATACCTCACCGGCCGGGAAAACCTCCAAATGGTCGGCCAGCTCTACCAGATGGGCGCCAAGGCGGCCAAGGCGCGGGCCGCCGAGCTGCTGGAGCGCTTCAACCTCGGCGACGCCGCCGACCGCACCGCCAAGACGTACTCCGGCGGCATGCGCAGGCGCCTCGACCTCGCCGCGGCCCTCGTGGTCAGCCCGCCCGTGATGTTCATGGACGAGCCCACCACCGGTCTCGACCCGCGCAACCGCCAGCAGTTGTGGGGGATCATCCAGGAACTCGTCGCCGGCGGCACCACCCTGCTGCTCACCACGCAGTACCTGGAGGAGGCCGACCACCTCGCGCACGACATAGCCGTGGTCGACCACGGCCGGGTCATCGCACGCGGCACCTCCGACCAGCTCAAGGCCCGGACGGGCGGCGAGCGCGTCGAGGTCGTCGTGCACGAGCGCGAGCACATGGCCACCGCCCGGGAAGTCCTCGCCGGCTTCGGCAAGGGCGAGACCACCGTCGAGGAGCACACCCGCAAGCTGACCGTCCCGGTCTCCGGCGGCGCCAAACTGCTCGCCGAGGTCATCCGCGAACTCGACGGACGCGGCATCGAGATCGACGACATCGGCCTGCGCCGTCCCACCCTGGACGACGTGTTCATCTCCCTGACCGGCCACGCGGCGGAGCGAGCCGCCGAGGAGGCCGGCGAAGCACCCGCCGACGCGAAAGCCAAGAGTGGCCGCAAGGCCCGTAAGGAGGCGGCGAAGTGA
- the ilvA gene encoding threonine ammonia-lyase, protein MNYRVPQPVPQVILDDVRGAQKMLSGVSRVTAMEGSRYLSSLTGSPVHLKCENLQRTGSFKLRGAYVRIAGLRPEQRAAGVVAASAGNHAQGVALASSLLGVRSTVFMPVGAPLPKVAATQEYGAEVRMHGEVVDETLAAAQEYADRTGAVFIHPFDHRDIIAGQGTVGLEILEQCPEVRTILVGIGGGGLAAGVAVAVKALRPDVRVIGVQAAGAAAYPPSLKVGHPVSIDNPNTMADGIKVGRPGDIPFKIIGELLDDVRTVSEDALSSALLLCLERAKMVVEPAGCSPVAALLSEPERYGDGPVVAVLSGGNIDPLLLQRILRHGMAAAGRYLSLRLRVTDRPGALAGLLGELSVVDANVLDVSHVRTDPRLGLTEVEVELHLETKGPKHCADVARALHGAGYKVMS, encoded by the coding sequence ATGAACTACCGCGTGCCGCAGCCCGTCCCGCAGGTCATCCTCGACGACGTCCGGGGGGCCCAGAAGATGCTCTCCGGCGTCTCCCGGGTGACCGCGATGGAGGGCAGCCGGTACCTCTCCTCGCTCACCGGCTCCCCGGTCCACCTCAAGTGCGAGAACCTCCAGCGCACCGGCTCCTTCAAGCTGCGCGGCGCGTACGTGCGCATCGCCGGCCTGCGCCCCGAGCAGCGGGCCGCCGGGGTCGTCGCCGCCAGCGCGGGCAACCACGCCCAGGGCGTGGCGCTGGCCTCCTCCCTCCTCGGGGTCCGCTCGACCGTGTTCATGCCGGTCGGGGCGCCCCTGCCGAAGGTGGCCGCGACCCAGGAGTACGGCGCCGAGGTGCGGATGCACGGGGAGGTCGTGGACGAGACGCTGGCCGCGGCCCAGGAGTACGCGGACCGCACGGGCGCGGTGTTCATCCACCCCTTCGACCACCGCGACATCATCGCGGGCCAGGGCACGGTAGGCCTGGAGATCCTGGAGCAGTGCCCCGAGGTGCGCACGATCCTGGTCGGCATCGGCGGCGGCGGGCTCGCCGCCGGGGTGGCGGTCGCGGTGAAGGCGCTGCGCCCCGACGTACGGGTGATCGGGGTCCAGGCGGCGGGCGCGGCCGCGTACCCGCCCTCGCTGAAGGTCGGGCACCCGGTGTCCATCGACAACCCGAACACGATGGCGGACGGCATCAAGGTGGGGCGGCCCGGCGACATCCCCTTCAAAATCATTGGCGAGCTGCTGGACGACGTCCGTACGGTGTCCGAAGACGCGCTCTCCAGCGCGCTGTTGCTCTGCCTGGAACGGGCGAAGATGGTGGTCGAGCCGGCCGGGTGCAGCCCGGTGGCCGCCCTGCTGAGCGAGCCCGAACGGTACGGGGACGGCCCGGTGGTGGCCGTGCTGTCCGGCGGCAACATCGATCCGCTGCTCCTGCAGCGGATCCTGCGCCACGGCATGGCGGCGGCCGGCCGCTACCTGTCGCTGCGGCTGCGGGTGACCGACCGGCCGGGGGCCCTGGCCGGTCTGCTGGGGGAGTTGTCAGTGGTGGATGCGAACGTGTTGGACGTGAGCCACGTGCGGACGGATCCGCGCCTGGGGCTCACGGAGGTGGAGGTGGAGCTGCACCTGGAGACGAAGGGGCCGAAGCACTGCGCGGACGTCGCGCGGGCGCTGCACGGCGCGGGGTACAAGGTCATGAGCTAA
- a CDS encoding recombinase family protein, with the protein MDDARRNLRADRAALAALGLSADELGAMGLDRPAAAEPAGLMDVYLRRSSGKEGMATLRGQLRDLVRWAKADGIEIRHVWFEEVSASKAHVRRREFEKATQAIMSGESRTLGVWKVDRFDRRGMGAVGRMLDEFDRRQSRLVSVSEGLDSAKGGRVVFAILSEHAREEAKNTAKRVKIGHDSHKAEGRRGTGMPPFGLFSAPASGKVERHRDEYETARRLADLLLDGKTTKGTAHRLNEEGRPTRSGATWSPTAVSKLAQSPLFAGMVPVRQRRVDEFGNPLDSWKGYGDPLRNDNGEVVMCGQGVVTPHEWFTIKGLIAARIDESWANGTSRGRYLGAGSYRCGRMRRQESRSVGEVCGGVMSYRGGRYRCQVRETRGKAICDGVVTLAERIDLAVGEAWVNHVVSLAPDDSLIAEIVRTWPALAGSAAGARRSAVRKELEAARKRVRKLEDDFYLYGKVDEGRFEELGDGLRAVIEYSTAALAYLDAQADCIPLLQPEVLRVVWEGADMADRRMLLMTSLGEKGITVKPAARQGDHTPILDRLEFDWVSSPQAMPEV; encoded by the coding sequence ATGGATGATGCCCGTCGAAACCTGCGAGCTGATCGCGCGGCCTTGGCTGCGTTGGGCCTGAGTGCTGACGAGCTTGGGGCCATGGGGCTGGATCGGCCCGCCGCGGCGGAACCTGCAGGCCTGATGGACGTCTATCTACGGCGGAGCAGCGGCAAGGAGGGCATGGCCACCCTGCGGGGCCAATTGAGGGACCTGGTTCGTTGGGCCAAAGCGGATGGAATCGAGATTCGGCACGTCTGGTTCGAGGAAGTCTCGGCATCCAAAGCGCATGTGAGGCGACGTGAATTCGAAAAGGCCACTCAAGCGATCATGTCCGGTGAGTCGAGGACGCTCGGAGTGTGGAAGGTGGATCGCTTTGACCGGCGCGGCATGGGGGCCGTCGGGCGTATGCTCGACGAATTTGACCGCCGGCAGTCGCGCCTAGTGTCAGTCTCGGAGGGGCTGGACTCGGCGAAGGGGGGACGTGTGGTCTTCGCGATCCTGAGCGAGCACGCCAGAGAGGAAGCGAAGAACACCGCGAAACGCGTCAAGATCGGCCATGACTCACACAAGGCGGAAGGCAGGCGTGGAACGGGAATGCCTCCCTTCGGGCTCTTCAGTGCCCCCGCTAGCGGCAAGGTCGAGCGTCACCGGGACGAGTATGAGACCGCCCGACGGCTGGCGGATCTGCTGCTTGACGGCAAGACCACCAAGGGCACCGCACACCGACTCAATGAGGAAGGTCGTCCTACCCGGAGTGGTGCCACGTGGTCACCCACCGCCGTCAGCAAGCTTGCCCAGTCCCCACTCTTCGCGGGAATGGTCCCTGTGCGGCAGCGCAGGGTCGATGAGTTCGGTAATCCCTTGGATTCCTGGAAGGGATATGGAGATCCATTGCGCAATGACAATGGCGAGGTCGTGATGTGTGGCCAGGGGGTTGTAACGCCGCATGAGTGGTTCACGATCAAGGGGCTGATTGCCGCACGGATTGATGAGAGCTGGGCCAATGGAACGTCGCGAGGGAGGTACTTGGGGGCAGGTAGCTATCGATGCGGGCGCATGAGGCGACAGGAGAGTCGTTCCGTGGGCGAGGTGTGCGGCGGTGTGATGAGTTACCGTGGCGGTCGCTATCGATGCCAAGTCAGAGAAACGCGCGGCAAGGCAATCTGTGACGGCGTGGTGACGCTTGCCGAGCGCATTGACCTGGCGGTTGGGGAAGCCTGGGTGAACCACGTGGTCAGCCTCGCCCCGGATGATTCGTTGATCGCGGAGATAGTCCGGACGTGGCCTGCCTTGGCAGGCTCGGCGGCTGGTGCGCGAAGGTCGGCGGTGCGGAAGGAGCTTGAAGCGGCCCGCAAGCGCGTGAGGAAGCTGGAGGATGACTTCTATCTCTACGGCAAGGTGGACGAAGGGCGTTTCGAAGAGCTAGGTGACGGACTCCGCGCTGTCATCGAGTATTCGACTGCCGCCTTGGCGTATCTGGACGCACAAGCCGACTGCATCCCCCTCCTGCAGCCTGAGGTCTTGCGAGTGGTATGGGAGGGGGCGGATATGGCGGACAGGCGCATGCTGTTGATGACCTCGTTGGGGGAGAAGGGCATCACGGTCAAGCCGGCGGCTCGGCAGGGGGATCACACTCCGATCCTTGATCGGCTCGAGTTCGACTGGGTGTCGAGCCCCCAAGCGATGCCTGAGGTGTGA
- a CDS encoding tetratricopeptide repeat protein, which yields MRDSHRGEAERLLGRAVEEEARRGAGGAAGTPEAKAALLARGMQTLDALAASAAPEYEAYVHALDEAAAGDQSLGEAFRRANTSTASLVTGVAAAAAIVADLAFGVALGTALTTGAVVGVAGATATVAKVTALHLPAANRRAGEAGRPGGAEQLKLKWLSALDVRGIRPFLEQQRKVAAALHAPPKVANGSGGSALPLRGANRSAEARRRAMLEQSFGQLPALEGAFVGRRAELARIAQWVHSARVSTETRPVVVVLHGEPGVGRTTLALHAAQALRDQFRGACVVNLRGGGAAENPLPTREALLHLMNRLGAPREQLLFREGSSAEQQVRRLGELYHQHVQGTPVAVVLDDAVDAAQVRMLVPERSESLVLVTAREPLELPPELAAWVYQLPVTRLAEEAGAELVQAAGAAAAGTEPPVAPYPAQTVRGLLALGAGLPLALRVLAPLGGVGEPPAAGGSLGAALDLAYAALPEERRRLLRRLTLAGRASLGAAAAAALIDADQAEAGRLLRELARAGLLDHVRGDRFRMHDAVRAYAAARLEQDEDRAGAAAAHERLIRTYAQLADSVIRMVDGKMSTRANALSKASTVGGHGFPSLDAALRWLDDESSFITAALRHSEGVDQQAVLDLLGALCDFCLLRGDLYRLGEINELTQAVDQGLLVRSVQWRTGIAARQLGELDKSRTTLTSLVDQYKEARQEAGAGMALVSLGITLHHQGNLPEASARIREALVLQAPDELAGDRAWGLHALGAVERDRAHLAEALRLLRESLVLHRESESVHGEAWAHLQLGQVYLRLGEVPRAEAELRLALELYGRTRDDRGQAWALTQLGRARVVDGDPGPALERLRDALARHRESEDARGEAWTLYYLGQALEEAGERDRAVRELERARTMFSRMRDVYGLAHARHHSGRVTRDQRAAQTGNLKNSGFARQLLVDARADFRRIGLAHGEAWTCLELAVVDAGNGRTAQALDLCEEAVRLFISYGDRRGEDWARFLRCTLLPYAVPAAPDEARTELARLAAAPHPMRDGRLEDCLESYTVILARGVDPAEGWQAWRLSLVPNLHSREIMGVPVPLPSV from the coding sequence ATGCGGGACAGTCATCGCGGTGAGGCCGAGCGGCTGCTGGGGCGGGCCGTGGAGGAGGAGGCCCGGCGGGGCGCCGGTGGGGCGGCCGGCACTCCGGAGGCCAAGGCGGCGCTGCTGGCGCGCGGGATGCAGACCCTGGACGCGCTCGCGGCGAGCGCGGCCCCCGAGTACGAGGCGTACGTGCACGCCCTGGACGAGGCGGCGGCCGGGGATCAGTCGCTCGGCGAGGCCTTCCGGCGGGCGAACACCTCGACGGCCTCGCTGGTCACCGGTGTCGCGGCGGCCGCCGCGATCGTGGCCGACCTGGCCTTCGGCGTGGCGCTCGGTACCGCGCTGACCACCGGGGCCGTCGTGGGCGTGGCCGGGGCGACGGCGACCGTGGCCAAGGTGACGGCCCTGCACCTGCCCGCGGCCAACCGGCGCGCCGGGGAGGCGGGCCGCCCGGGCGGGGCGGAGCAGCTCAAGCTGAAGTGGCTGTCGGCGCTGGACGTGCGCGGGATACGCCCCTTCCTGGAGCAGCAGCGCAAGGTGGCGGCGGCGCTGCACGCCCCGCCCAAGGTGGCGAACGGCAGCGGGGGCTCCGCCCTCCCGCTGCGCGGGGCCAATCGCAGCGCCGAGGCGCGCAGGCGGGCCATGCTGGAGCAGTCCTTCGGTCAACTCCCCGCGTTGGAAGGGGCGTTCGTGGGCCGTCGGGCCGAGCTGGCCCGGATCGCTCAGTGGGTGCACAGCGCCCGGGTGAGCACCGAGACGCGCCCGGTGGTGGTGGTGCTGCACGGGGAGCCCGGGGTGGGCCGCACCACGCTCGCGCTGCACGCCGCGCAGGCGCTGCGGGACCAGTTCAGGGGTGCCTGCGTGGTGAACCTGCGGGGCGGCGGCGCTGCGGAGAATCCACTGCCCACCCGTGAGGCGCTGCTGCACCTGATGAACCGGCTCGGCGCGCCCCGCGAGCAGCTGCTGTTCCGCGAGGGCTCGTCGGCGGAGCAACAGGTCCGCAGGCTCGGCGAGTTGTACCACCAGCACGTGCAGGGCACCCCGGTGGCGGTGGTCCTGGACGACGCCGTGGACGCCGCGCAGGTACGGATGCTCGTGCCCGAGCGCTCCGAGAGCCTGGTCCTGGTCACGGCCCGGGAGCCCCTGGAGCTGCCCCCGGAGCTGGCGGCCTGGGTGTACCAGCTGCCGGTGACCCGGCTGGCGGAGGAGGCGGGCGCGGAGCTGGTCCAGGCGGCGGGAGCCGCGGCCGCGGGTACGGAGCCGCCCGTGGCCCCGTACCCGGCGCAGACCGTACGGGGCCTGCTCGCGCTCGGCGCCGGTCTGCCGCTGGCGCTGCGCGTCCTGGCCCCCCTCGGGGGCGTCGGGGAGCCCCCGGCGGCCGGCGGTTCCCTGGGCGCCGCCCTGGACCTGGCCTACGCGGCCCTGCCCGAGGAGCGGCGCCGGCTGCTGCGCCGGCTCACGCTGGCCGGGCGGGCCTCGCTGGGGGCGGCGGCCGCGGCGGCGCTGATCGACGCGGACCAGGCGGAGGCCGGGCGGCTGCTGCGCGAACTGGCGCGGGCGGGGCTGCTGGACCACGTGCGCGGGGACCGGTTCCGGATGCACGACGCGGTGCGCGCGTACGCGGCCGCGCGCCTGGAGCAGGACGAGGACCGGGCCGGCGCGGCGGCGGCGCACGAGCGGCTGATCCGTACGTACGCGCAGCTCGCCGACTCGGTGATCCGGATGGTCGACGGGAAGATGTCCACGCGCGCGAACGCCCTGTCCAAGGCGAGCACGGTCGGCGGGCACGGGTTCCCTTCCCTGGACGCGGCCCTGCGCTGGCTGGACGACGAGTCGAGCTTCATCACGGCGGCGCTGCGGCACTCGGAGGGCGTGGACCAGCAGGCCGTACTGGACCTGCTGGGCGCGCTCTGCGACTTCTGCCTGCTGCGCGGCGACCTGTACCGGCTCGGTGAGATCAACGAGCTCACGCAGGCCGTCGACCAGGGGCTGCTGGTCCGCTCGGTGCAGTGGCGTACGGGTATCGCGGCCCGCCAGCTCGGCGAGCTGGACAAGTCCCGCACCACGCTGACCTCGCTGGTCGACCAGTACAAGGAGGCCCGGCAGGAGGCGGGCGCGGGCATGGCCCTGGTCTCGCTGGGCATCACCCTGCACCACCAGGGCAACCTCCCCGAGGCCTCGGCCCGCATCCGCGAGGCGCTGGTGCTCCAGGCCCCGGACGAGCTGGCGGGCGACCGGGCGTGGGGCCTGCACGCGCTCGGCGCGGTGGAGCGCGACCGCGCACACCTCGCGGAGGCGCTGCGGCTGCTGCGCGAGTCCCTCGTCCTGCACCGGGAGAGCGAGAGCGTGCACGGCGAGGCCTGGGCGCACCTGCAGCTGGGCCAGGTGTACCTGCGCCTGGGCGAGGTGCCGCGCGCGGAGGCGGAGCTGCGCCTGGCGCTGGAGCTGTACGGGCGCACGCGCGACGACCGGGGCCAGGCGTGGGCGCTGACCCAGCTGGGCCGGGCCCGGGTGGTCGACGGGGATCCGGGGCCGGCGCTGGAGCGGCTGCGGGACGCGCTGGCCCGGCACCGGGAGTCGGAGGACGCGCGCGGCGAGGCGTGGACGCTGTACTACCTCGGCCAGGCGCTGGAGGAGGCCGGGGAGCGGGACCGGGCGGTACGGGAACTGGAGCGGGCCCGCACGATGTTCTCCCGGATGCGGGACGTGTACGGGCTGGCGCACGCCCGCCACCACTCGGGCCGGGTCACCCGCGACCAGCGGGCGGCGCAGACGGGGAACCTGAAGAACTCCGGGTTCGCCCGCCAGCTGCTGGTGGACGCGCGGGCGGACTTCCGGCGGATCGGGCTGGCCCACGGGGAGGCGTGGACCTGCCTGGAGCTGGCGGTGGTGGACGCGGGCAACGGCCGGACCGCGCAGGCGCTGGACCTGTGCGAGGAGGCGGTGCGGCTGTTCATCTCCTACGGGGACCGGCGCGGGGAGGACTGGGCGCGCTTCCTGCGCTGCACGCTCCTGCCGTACGCGGTCCCGGCGGCCCCGGACGAGGCGCGCACGGAGCTGGCGCGGCTGGCGGCGGCCCCGCACCCGATGCGGGACGGGCGGCTGGAGGACTGCCTGGAGTCCTACACGGTGATCCTGGCGCGCGGGGTGGACCCGGCGGAGGGCTGGCAGGCGTGGCGGCTGTCGCTCGTACCGAACCTGCACTCGCGGGAGATCATGGGCGTCCCGGTGCCGCTGCCCTCGGTGTAG
- a CDS encoding ABC transporter permease, with protein sequence MTLTSTTPELAAPRPRGGIVQGINDSLVMAKRNLIRMSRIPEMVIFGLIQPIMFVVLFSYVFGGSMMIGGSTSASDYRNFLMAGIFAQTVTFATAGAGAGIADDMHKGLIDRFRSLPMARGAVLTGRTLADLVQTALTMVVLAIVALLVGWRIHEGVPKALAGFLLLLLLGYAFSWIGALIGLSVRTPEAATSGGLIWLFPVTFISNAFVPTENMAGWLQPIAEWNPFSATVQACRELFGNPGVSPSDAWPMQHPVWASLIWSVVIILVFRTLAVRKYRSATA encoded by the coding sequence GTGACCCTCACCTCCACGACCCCGGAGCTGGCGGCGCCCCGCCCGCGCGGCGGCATCGTCCAGGGGATCAACGACTCCCTGGTCATGGCCAAGCGCAACCTGATCCGGATGTCCCGGATCCCCGAGATGGTCATCTTCGGGCTGATCCAGCCGATCATGTTCGTCGTGCTGTTCAGCTACGTCTTCGGCGGCTCGATGATGATCGGCGGCTCGACCAGCGCGAGCGACTACCGGAACTTCCTGATGGCCGGCATCTTCGCGCAGACCGTCACCTTCGCCACCGCCGGAGCCGGCGCGGGCATCGCCGACGACATGCACAAGGGTCTGATCGACCGCTTCCGGTCGCTGCCGATGGCCCGCGGGGCGGTCCTCACCGGCCGCACCCTGGCCGACCTCGTGCAGACCGCCCTGACCATGGTCGTCCTGGCGATCGTGGCGCTCCTCGTGGGCTGGCGCATCCACGAGGGCGTGCCGAAGGCCCTCGCGGGCTTCCTCCTGCTGCTGCTCTTGGGCTACGCCTTCTCCTGGATCGGGGCCCTGATCGGCCTGTCGGTGCGGACACCCGAGGCGGCCACCTCGGGCGGGCTGATCTGGCTGTTCCCGGTCACCTTCATCTCCAACGCGTTCGTGCCCACCGAGAACATGGCGGGCTGGCTCCAGCCCATCGCGGAGTGGAACCCGTTCAGCGCGACCGTCCAGGCCTGCCGCGAACTCTTCGGCAACCCGGGTGTGTCGCCGTCGGACGCCTGGCCGATGCAGCACCCGGTGTGGGCCTCGCTGATCTGGTCCGTGGTGATCATCTTGGTGTTCCGCACCCTCGCCGTACGCAAGTACCGCTCGGCGACGGCGTAG
- the mca gene encoding mycothiol conjugate amidase Mca codes for MTEQLRLMAVHAHPDDESSKGAATMAKYVSEGVSVLVVTCTGGERGSVLNPKLQGDKYIEENIHEVRAKEMDEAREILGVDQEWLGYVDSGLPEGDPLPPLPEGCFALVDVDEAAGRLVKKIRAFRPQAITTYDENGGYPHPDHIMTHKISMVAFDHAADTEKYPEAEFGPAYQPQKLYYNQGFNKPRTIALHEALLARGLESPYGEWLERWKEFERKERTLTTHVPCADFYEIRDKALIAHATQIDPDGGWFRVPMEIQKEVWPTEEYELAKSLVDTSLPESDLFAGIRENA; via the coding sequence TTGACCGAGCAGCTTCGACTGATGGCCGTCCACGCCCACCCCGACGACGAGTCGAGCAAGGGCGCGGCCACCATGGCCAAGTACGTGTCCGAGGGGGTGTCCGTGCTGGTGGTGACCTGCACGGGCGGTGAGCGCGGCTCCGTCCTGAACCCCAAGCTCCAGGGTGACAAGTACATCGAGGAGAACATCCACGAGGTGCGCGCCAAGGAGATGGACGAGGCCCGCGAGATCCTCGGCGTCGACCAGGAATGGCTGGGATACGTCGACTCCGGCCTGCCCGAGGGCGACCCGCTGCCGCCGCTCCCCGAGGGCTGCTTCGCCCTGGTGGACGTCGACGAGGCCGCCGGCCGCCTGGTGAAGAAGATCCGCGCCTTCCGGCCGCAGGCCATCACCACGTACGACGAGAACGGGGGCTACCCGCACCCCGACCACATCATGACCCACAAGATCTCGATGGTGGCCTTCGATCACGCCGCCGACACCGAGAAGTACCCCGAGGCCGAGTTCGGCCCGGCGTACCAGCCGCAGAAGCTCTACTACAACCAGGGCTTCAACAAGCCGCGCACCATCGCCCTGCACGAGGCGCTGCTCGCCCGCGGCCTGGAATCCCCCTACGGGGAGTGGCTCGAGCGGTGGAAGGAGTTCGAGCGCAAGGAGCGGACCCTGACCACCCACGTGCCCTGCGCCGACTTCTACGAGATCCGTGACAAGGCGCTCATCGCCCACGCCACGCAGATCGACCCCGACGGCGGCTGGTTCCGCGTCCCGATGGAGATCCAGAAGGAGGTCTGGCCCACGGAGGAGTACGAGCTCGCGAAGTCCCTCGTGGACACTTCCCTCCCCGAGTCCGACCTCTTCGCGGGCATCCGGGAGAATGCGTAG
- a CDS encoding DUF4307 domain-containing protein — protein MSAVREELPEGRYGRSADERADRKLKIIGSVLGVGLLGVVGWIGWDYVAGQSVSAELIKYKVVSDSAVEVHLEVRKEASVTGVCTLSSQDEGHGEVGRADFTFAQKSGRVDEMVTLKTTSRATMIEIIGCREAGSAG, from the coding sequence ATGAGCGCGGTGCGCGAGGAGCTGCCCGAGGGCCGCTACGGCCGGTCGGCGGACGAGCGTGCGGACCGCAAGCTGAAGATCATCGGATCGGTGCTCGGGGTCGGTCTGCTGGGCGTGGTCGGCTGGATCGGCTGGGACTACGTGGCCGGGCAGAGCGTGAGCGCCGAGCTCATCAAGTACAAGGTCGTCTCCGACTCCGCGGTCGAGGTGCACCTCGAGGTGCGCAAGGAGGCCTCGGTCACCGGGGTGTGCACGCTGAGCTCGCAGGACGAGGGGCACGGCGAGGTCGGCCGCGCCGATTTCACGTTCGCACAGAAGAGCGGACGCGTGGACGAGATGGTGACGCTGAAGACCACCAGCCGGGCCACGATGATCGAGATCATCGGCTGCCGCGAGGCCGGTTCCGCGGGCTGA
- a CDS encoding MarR family winged helix-turn-helix transcriptional regulator produces the protein MPSTPASSDLPAPAGAPAEAGLLDALQHQVAVFARRAEQTRLGGVGQARNSMDRAAYLLLNRLDLEGPMGVKALAGGMGIDSSTVTRQVAPLVDSGLVKRTSHPEDGRAVVLALSPRGLARLEEVRSSRRELMARVTDGWDEEERVAFTGLLTRFNVSLSELMSAGSEPGSEAGPAS, from the coding sequence ATGCCCTCCACCCCGGCCAGTTCCGACCTGCCCGCACCGGCCGGCGCGCCCGCCGAAGCCGGTCTCCTCGACGCGCTCCAGCACCAGGTGGCGGTCTTCGCCCGGCGTGCCGAGCAGACCCGCCTGGGCGGGGTCGGCCAGGCCCGCAACTCCATGGACCGGGCCGCGTACCTGCTGCTGAACCGGCTCGACCTGGAAGGCCCGATGGGCGTGAAGGCGCTCGCCGGCGGCATGGGCATCGACTCCTCCACCGTGACCCGCCAGGTCGCCCCGCTCGTCGACAGCGGCCTGGTCAAGCGGACCTCGCACCCCGAGGACGGCCGGGCCGTGGTGCTTGCGCTGTCCCCGCGCGGGCTGGCGCGGCTGGAGGAGGTCCGCTCCTCGCGGCGCGAGCTGATGGCCCGGGTGACGGACGGCTGGGACGAGGAGGAGCGCGTGGCGTTCACCGGTCTGCTGACCCGTTTCAACGTCTCGCTGTCCGAGCTGATGTCGGCCGGCTCCGAGCCCGGGTCCGAGGCCGGCCCCGCCTCCTGA